A region of Denticeps clupeoides chromosome 19, fDenClu1.1, whole genome shotgun sequence DNA encodes the following proteins:
- the septin4b gene encoding septin 4b isoform X5, which translates to MENSSVNSRFRTALFHHDDETSSHSKEDAEDSELESILGPHAHRECHPHPSHSEGHDGQDSPHPPGSPKILRVSAGSATVEMSKDFESRQWSQLDASDCGLLSPISPSRPKSPWGRFDPYDSQEDQDKEYVGFATLPNQVHRKSVKKGFDFTLMVAGESGLGKSTLVNSLFLTDLYKDRKLLNAEERITQTVEITKHTVDIEEKGVKLKLTIVDTPGFGDAVNNTECWKSVADYIDQQFEQYFRDESGLNRKNIQDNRVHCCLYFISPFGHGLRPLDVEFMKALHEKVNIVPVLAKADTLTPSEVKKKKLKIREEIEQYGIKIYQFPDCDSDEDEDFKQQDHELKESIPFAVIGSNTVVEAKGKRVRGRLYPWGIVEVENSAHCDFVKLRNMLVRTHMQDLKDVTRETHYENYRAQCIQSMTRMVVKERNRNKLTRESGTDFPIPMVPGITDSETEKLIREKDEEVRHKAENEHESGHEHHGPDADVPPEPAHLEHDPHSGPDPDLGPHTQGS; encoded by the exons ACCTCCAGCCACTCTAAGGAAGATGCTGAGGATTCTGAGCTGGAGAGCATCCTGGGACCGCACGCTCACAGAGAGTGCCATCCTCACCCCAGCCACAGTGAAGGCCATGACGGCCAGGACAGTCCCCACCCACCGGGGTCACCCAAGATTTTGAGGGTGTCTGCAGGCAGTGCTACGGTGGAGATGTCTAAAGATTTTGAGTCGAGACAATGGTCTCAGCTGGATGCTAGCGACTGTGGTTTGCTGTCTCCCATCAGTCCCTCACGACCCAAGAGCCCGTGGGGCCGCTTTGACCCCTACGACTCACAAGAG GATCAAGACAAAGAATACGTGGGTTTTGCCACGCTGCCAAACCAGGTGCATCGCAAATCTGTGAAAAAGGGTTTTGACTTCACCCTGATGGTAGCGG GTGAGTCTGGCCTTGGAAAATCCACCCTTGTCAACAGCCTCTTCCTCACAGACCTGTACAAAGACAGGAAGCTGCTCAACGCTGAAG AGAGGATCACTCAGACTGTAGAGATCACCAAACACACGGTTGACATTGAAGAGAAAGGGGTTAAGCTGAAACTCACCATCGTGGACACACCAGGTTTCGGAGATGCCGTCAACAACACAGAGTG CTGGAAGTCGGTCGCAGACTACATCGACCAGCAGTTTGAACAGTACTTCAGGGACGAAAGCGGCCTAAACCGGAAGAATATCCAGGACAACAGAGTACACTGCTGCCTGTACTTCATTTCACCGTTTGGTCACGG ACTTAGACCCTTGGATGTGGAATTCATGAAGGCTCTTCACGAGAAGGTCAACATTGTGCCAGTTTTGGCGAAAGCTGACACACTCACCCCCAGTGAggtcaagaaaaaaaagctcaag ATTCGAGAGGAGATAGAACAGTATGGAATAAAAATCTACCAATTTCCAGACTGCGActcagatgaagatgaagactTTAAACAGCAGGACCATGAGCTGAAG GAGAGCATCCCGTTTGCTGTGATCGGCAGCAACACAGTGGTGGAGGCTAAAGGCAAACGGGTGCGAGGACGTTTGTACCCCTGGGGCATTGTGGAAG TGGAGAACTCTGCACACTGTGACTTTGTGAAGCTCAGGAACATGCttgtgcgcacacacatgcaggacCTGAAGGACGTCACCCGCGAGACCCACTACGAGAACTACCGTGCCCAGTGTATTCAGAGCATGACACGCATGGTGGTGAAGGAACGCAACCGCAA TAAACTGACCAGGGAGAGTGGTACCGATTTCCCCATCCCCATGGTGCCTGGCATAACAGACAGTGAGACGGAGAAACTGATTCGTGAGAAAGATGAAGAGGTACGGCACAAAGCCGAGAATGAGCACGAGTCGGGGCACGAGCACCATGGCCCAGATGCAGACGTGCCACCTGAGCCCGCACATTTAGAGCACGACCCGCACTCAGGTCCCGACCCAGACCTTGGTCCGCATACGCAAGGGTCCTGA
- the septin4b gene encoding septin 4b isoform X8, with protein MENSSVNSRFRTALFHHDDEDQDKEYVGFATLPNQVHRKSVKKGFDFTLMVAGESGLGKSTLVNSLFLTDLYKDRKLLNAEERITQTVEITKHTVDIEEKGVKLKLTIVDTPGFGDAVNNTECWKSVADYIDQQFEQYFRDESGLNRKNIQDNRVHCCLYFISPFGHGLRPLDVEFMKALHEKVNIVPVLAKADTLTPSEVKKKKLKIREEIEQYGIKIYQFPDCDSDEDEDFKQQDHELKESIPFAVIGSNTVVEAKGKRVRGRLYPWGIVEVENSAHCDFVKLRNMLVRTHMQDLKDVTRETHYENYRAQCIQSMTRMVVKERNRNKLTRESGTDFPIPMVPGITDSETEKLIREKDEEVRHKAENEHESGHEHHGPDADVPPEPAHLEHDPHSGPDPDLGPHTQGS; from the exons GATCAAGACAAAGAATACGTGGGTTTTGCCACGCTGCCAAACCAGGTGCATCGCAAATCTGTGAAAAAGGGTTTTGACTTCACCCTGATGGTAGCGG GTGAGTCTGGCCTTGGAAAATCCACCCTTGTCAACAGCCTCTTCCTCACAGACCTGTACAAAGACAGGAAGCTGCTCAACGCTGAAG AGAGGATCACTCAGACTGTAGAGATCACCAAACACACGGTTGACATTGAAGAGAAAGGGGTTAAGCTGAAACTCACCATCGTGGACACACCAGGTTTCGGAGATGCCGTCAACAACACAGAGTG CTGGAAGTCGGTCGCAGACTACATCGACCAGCAGTTTGAACAGTACTTCAGGGACGAAAGCGGCCTAAACCGGAAGAATATCCAGGACAACAGAGTACACTGCTGCCTGTACTTCATTTCACCGTTTGGTCACGG ACTTAGACCCTTGGATGTGGAATTCATGAAGGCTCTTCACGAGAAGGTCAACATTGTGCCAGTTTTGGCGAAAGCTGACACACTCACCCCCAGTGAggtcaagaaaaaaaagctcaag ATTCGAGAGGAGATAGAACAGTATGGAATAAAAATCTACCAATTTCCAGACTGCGActcagatgaagatgaagactTTAAACAGCAGGACCATGAGCTGAAG GAGAGCATCCCGTTTGCTGTGATCGGCAGCAACACAGTGGTGGAGGCTAAAGGCAAACGGGTGCGAGGACGTTTGTACCCCTGGGGCATTGTGGAAG TGGAGAACTCTGCACACTGTGACTTTGTGAAGCTCAGGAACATGCttgtgcgcacacacatgcaggacCTGAAGGACGTCACCCGCGAGACCCACTACGAGAACTACCGTGCCCAGTGTATTCAGAGCATGACACGCATGGTGGTGAAGGAACGCAACCGCAA TAAACTGACCAGGGAGAGTGGTACCGATTTCCCCATCCCCATGGTGCCTGGCATAACAGACAGTGAGACGGAGAAACTGATTCGTGAGAAAGATGAAGAGGTACGGCACAAAGCCGAGAATGAGCACGAGTCGGGGCACGAGCACCATGGCCCAGATGCAGACGTGCCACCTGAGCCCGCACATTTAGAGCACGACCCGCACTCAGGTCCCGACCCAGACCTTGGTCCGCATACGCAAGGGTCCTGA
- the septin4b gene encoding septin 4b isoform X9 — protein sequence MDQDKEYVGFATLPNQVHRKSVKKGFDFTLMVAGESGLGKSTLVNSLFLTDLYKDRKLLNAEERITQTVEITKHTVDIEEKGVKLKLTIVDTPGFGDAVNNTECWKSVADYIDQQFEQYFRDESGLNRKNIQDNRVHCCLYFISPFGHGLRPLDVEFMKALHEKVNIVPVLAKADTLTPSEVKKKKLKIREEIEQYGIKIYQFPDCDSDEDEDFKQQDHELKESIPFAVIGSNTVVEAKGKRVRGRLYPWGIVEVENSAHCDFVKLRNMLVRTHMQDLKDVTRETHYENYRAQCIQSMTRMVVKERNRNKLTRESGTDFPIPMVPGITDSETEKLIREKDEEVRHKAENEHESGHEHHGPDADVPPEPAHLEHDPHSGPDPDLGPHTQGS from the exons GATCAAGACAAAGAATACGTGGGTTTTGCCACGCTGCCAAACCAGGTGCATCGCAAATCTGTGAAAAAGGGTTTTGACTTCACCCTGATGGTAGCGG GTGAGTCTGGCCTTGGAAAATCCACCCTTGTCAACAGCCTCTTCCTCACAGACCTGTACAAAGACAGGAAGCTGCTCAACGCTGAAG AGAGGATCACTCAGACTGTAGAGATCACCAAACACACGGTTGACATTGAAGAGAAAGGGGTTAAGCTGAAACTCACCATCGTGGACACACCAGGTTTCGGAGATGCCGTCAACAACACAGAGTG CTGGAAGTCGGTCGCAGACTACATCGACCAGCAGTTTGAACAGTACTTCAGGGACGAAAGCGGCCTAAACCGGAAGAATATCCAGGACAACAGAGTACACTGCTGCCTGTACTTCATTTCACCGTTTGGTCACGG ACTTAGACCCTTGGATGTGGAATTCATGAAGGCTCTTCACGAGAAGGTCAACATTGTGCCAGTTTTGGCGAAAGCTGACACACTCACCCCCAGTGAggtcaagaaaaaaaagctcaag ATTCGAGAGGAGATAGAACAGTATGGAATAAAAATCTACCAATTTCCAGACTGCGActcagatgaagatgaagactTTAAACAGCAGGACCATGAGCTGAAG GAGAGCATCCCGTTTGCTGTGATCGGCAGCAACACAGTGGTGGAGGCTAAAGGCAAACGGGTGCGAGGACGTTTGTACCCCTGGGGCATTGTGGAAG TGGAGAACTCTGCACACTGTGACTTTGTGAAGCTCAGGAACATGCttgtgcgcacacacatgcaggacCTGAAGGACGTCACCCGCGAGACCCACTACGAGAACTACCGTGCCCAGTGTATTCAGAGCATGACACGCATGGTGGTGAAGGAACGCAACCGCAA TAAACTGACCAGGGAGAGTGGTACCGATTTCCCCATCCCCATGGTGCCTGGCATAACAGACAGTGAGACGGAGAAACTGATTCGTGAGAAAGATGAAGAGGTACGGCACAAAGCCGAGAATGAGCACGAGTCGGGGCACGAGCACCATGGCCCAGATGCAGACGTGCCACCTGAGCCCGCACATTTAGAGCACGACCCGCACTCAGGTCCCGACCCAGACCTTGGTCCGCATACGCAAGGGTCCTGA
- the septin4b gene encoding septin 4b isoform X10, producing MVAGESGLGKSTLVNSLFLTDLYKDRKLLNAEERITQTVEITKHTVDIEEKGVKLKLTIVDTPGFGDAVNNTECWKSVADYIDQQFEQYFRDESGLNRKNIQDNRVHCCLYFISPFGHGLRPLDVEFMKALHEKVNIVPVLAKADTLTPSEVKKKKLKIREEIEQYGIKIYQFPDCDSDEDEDFKQQDHELKESIPFAVIGSNTVVEAKGKRVRGRLYPWGIVEVENSAHCDFVKLRNMLVRTHMQDLKDVTRETHYENYRAQCIQSMTRMVVKERNRNKLTRESGTDFPIPMVPGITDSETEKLIREKDEEVRHKAENEHESGHEHHGPDADVPPEPAHLEHDPHSGPDPDLGPHTQGS from the exons ATGGTAGCGG GTGAGTCTGGCCTTGGAAAATCCACCCTTGTCAACAGCCTCTTCCTCACAGACCTGTACAAAGACAGGAAGCTGCTCAACGCTGAAG AGAGGATCACTCAGACTGTAGAGATCACCAAACACACGGTTGACATTGAAGAGAAAGGGGTTAAGCTGAAACTCACCATCGTGGACACACCAGGTTTCGGAGATGCCGTCAACAACACAGAGTG CTGGAAGTCGGTCGCAGACTACATCGACCAGCAGTTTGAACAGTACTTCAGGGACGAAAGCGGCCTAAACCGGAAGAATATCCAGGACAACAGAGTACACTGCTGCCTGTACTTCATTTCACCGTTTGGTCACGG ACTTAGACCCTTGGATGTGGAATTCATGAAGGCTCTTCACGAGAAGGTCAACATTGTGCCAGTTTTGGCGAAAGCTGACACACTCACCCCCAGTGAggtcaagaaaaaaaagctcaag ATTCGAGAGGAGATAGAACAGTATGGAATAAAAATCTACCAATTTCCAGACTGCGActcagatgaagatgaagactTTAAACAGCAGGACCATGAGCTGAAG GAGAGCATCCCGTTTGCTGTGATCGGCAGCAACACAGTGGTGGAGGCTAAAGGCAAACGGGTGCGAGGACGTTTGTACCCCTGGGGCATTGTGGAAG TGGAGAACTCTGCACACTGTGACTTTGTGAAGCTCAGGAACATGCttgtgcgcacacacatgcaggacCTGAAGGACGTCACCCGCGAGACCCACTACGAGAACTACCGTGCCCAGTGTATTCAGAGCATGACACGCATGGTGGTGAAGGAACGCAACCGCAA TAAACTGACCAGGGAGAGTGGTACCGATTTCCCCATCCCCATGGTGCCTGGCATAACAGACAGTGAGACGGAGAAACTGATTCGTGAGAAAGATGAAGAGGTACGGCACAAAGCCGAGAATGAGCACGAGTCGGGGCACGAGCACCATGGCCCAGATGCAGACGTGCCACCTGAGCCCGCACATTTAGAGCACGACCCGCACTCAGGTCCCGACCCAGACCTTGGTCCGCATACGCAAGGGTCCTGA